ataattaaatatcaAGTGTTTCTCGAAGGGAGGACAGGAGACAAGGTTAATCGATTAcccaatttaaaattaaacttCAATGTCAGAAAAActataatgataatatatatataaagattAGATCACGACTGTAGAAGTTGTGTTCTATAACACATATATCTCTCTAATGACCAtagaataaatattataatactgccaacaaaaaagaaaaaaaaaagatatactAGATAATATATCGATGCTGTTCATCATACAATACATTTTTGAGGCACAGAACTGTTAAAAATGTAGTTTTGATAGTTacaggttttttttttttttttttttttaaattcctGTGAAACAATTATTCTTCAAAGGGAATGCGATATGCGTCGATATCTAATGTTCATTAAGCTACTGATATTTCTAAggtattgaaaaaaaattaacatctttttttctttttttctttttttctttttctttttttcttttctttttttctcgttttcctttttacttttttatgATGTCTACTAATTTAGGAAACTATCACATCTTTGACAACTTatctttttgatttttatttcctgTGATTTCGAACGCAATTTTCCCCATCCGTACGTTTTTATAAACATTAACTCAATAGCGGCAACATATcacattattaaaaaaaaaaaaaagaaaaaaatccTGAGCAGTAATAATCAAACATGGGTCGCCGCGGTAAAGGTCCAAAAACCAATAATTCACATAAATTGTTACCTGAAAAAGAGAGATTTATTCAATGCTGTTCCGATATCACATTAGAATTAACCAGCTCATTAACCAAAGAGCAACAACAggaaaaagatattaattTAAACGGTTTAATCCAAAGATattctaaaaaatataaactaaAACAGCAACCAAGATTAACAGATATTATAAATTCTATTCCAGaccaatataaaaaatatttattaccCAAATTAAAAGCCAAACCAGTTCGTACTGCAAGTGGTATTGCCGTGGTTGCAGTCATGTGCAAACCACACAGATGTCCACATATTGCTTACACGGGGAACATTTGTGTTTATTGCCCTGGTGGACCAGATTCTGATTTTGAATATTCAACTCAAAGTTATACGGGTTATGAGCCAACTTCAATGCGTGCCATTAGAGCTCGTTATGATCCATATGAACAGGCTCGTGGCAGAATAGAACAATTGAAACAATTGGGTCACAATATTGATAAAGTAGAATATATCATTATGGGCGGTACTTTTATGTCATTACCAAAATCTTATCGTGAagattttgttgttaatttaCATAATGCCTTGAGTGGTTTTAATGGCACTAATTTGGAGGAAGCTATTCAGTATTCCCAAGAAAGTGTCACCAAGTGTGTTGGTATTACCATAGAAACAAGACCAGACTATTGTACACAAACACATTTGAATGATTTATTAGAGTATGGATGTACTAGATTGGAAATTGGGGTCCAGTCATTATATGAAGATGTTGCAAGAGATACCAATAGAGGACATACAGTTAAATCAGTGTGTGAAA
This Saccharomycodes ludwigii strain NBRC 1722 chromosome II, whole genome shotgun sequence DNA region includes the following protein-coding sequences:
- the ELP3 gene encoding Elongator subunit ELP3 (similar to Saccharomyces cerevisiae YPL086C | ELP3 | ELongator Protein) encodes the protein MGRRGKGPKTNNSHKLLPEKERFIQCCSDITLELTSSLTKEQQQEKDINLNGLIQRYSKKYKLKQQPRLTDIINSIPDQYKKYLLPKLKAKPVRTASGIAVVAVMCKPHRCPHIAYTGNICVYCPGGPDSDFEYSTQSYTGYEPTSMRAIRARYDPYEQARGRIEQLKQLGHNIDKVEYIIMGGTFMSLPKSYREDFVVNLHNALSGFNGTNLEEAIQYSQESVTKCVGITIETRPDYCTQTHLNDLLEYGCTRLEIGVQSLYEDVARDTNRGHTVKSVCETFAVAKDAGYKVVSHMMPDLPNVGMERDMEQFKEYFENPDFRTDGLKIYPTLVIRGTGLYELWKNGMYKSYNANALIDLVARIMALVPPWTRIYRVQRDIPMPLVTSGVDNGNLRELALARMKDFGTSCRDVRTREVGIQEVHHKIAPDQIELVRRDYYANGGWETFLSYEDPQKDILIGLLRLRKASKKYTYRKEFTQCRTSIVRELHVYGSVVPVHNRDPRKFQHQGFGTLLMEEAERIAREEHGSSKISVISGVGVRNYYAKLGYTLDGPYMSKII